Proteins from one Triticum aestivum cultivar Chinese Spring chromosome 7A, IWGSC CS RefSeq v2.1, whole genome shotgun sequence genomic window:
- the LOC123151156 gene encoding galactoside 2-alpha-L-fucosyltransferase-like isoform X1 yields the protein MKNTTTHVEPEGCKRWAPAINAALVAFVLIVLPLFVLLGGRNGEKPAVWIKTAVGDLRRGSDEVSLLNENVPTHADKLLGGLLVEGFDQESCRSRYQSAMYRRNAGRQPSQHLVSKLRSHEALQRRCGPGTAAYTNALEQLKSGKSVVSPECRYLVSISYRGLGNRIIAAASAFLYAVLTDRVFLVDPSNGMDELFCEPFPNTTWLLPPGFPLVSYQGFYLSTPERYGKMREDGVLRTGEINRSAAGDLPAFAYIHLDHNQTDADKLFFCDDDQRLMSSIQWLVMRTDGYIAPGLFLVRAFQSELDALFPERDAVFHHLGRYLFHPTNRVWGLITRYYDAHLARARRVVGIQVRVFPWQADSPELLEQIKTCTQSQKLLPAVLGEEDDGPPAAAPGGTAKPTAVLITSLKAWYYDKIKGAYWERATANGEVVVVDQPSHEEAQRYHVKSHERKAWAEVYLLSTADTLVTTAESTFGYVAQGLGGMRPWVLRMGMINTTVSWPCSRDVSMEPCYHVAPVYDCRRREDAGKIVPHVRHCEDWPTGLKLVDLKD from the exons ATGAAGAACACGACGACGCATGTTGAGCCTGAGGGCTGCAAGCGATGGGCCCCGGCAATCAACGCCGCGCTCGTTGCCTTCGTACTGATCGTGCTGCCTCTCTTCGTTCTCCTTGGCGGCCGCAATGGCGAGAAGCCAGCGGTTTGGATCAAGACGGCCGTGGGCGACTTACGGCGAG GTTCTGACGAAGTATCTTTACTGAACGAGAACGTACCAACACACGCTGACAAGCTTCTTGGCGGACTCTTGGTCGAAGGCTTCGACCAAGAATCCTGCCGCAGCCGGTACCAGTCCGCCATGTACCGTCGGAACGCCGGCCGGCAACCTTCACAGCACCTCGTCTCCAAATTGCGGAGCCACGAAGCCCTGCAAAGGCGGTGCGGCCCGGGCACGGCCGCCTACACCAACGCCCTGGAGCAGCTCAAGTCCGGCAAGAGCGTCGTGTCACCGGAGTGCAGGTACCTGGTCTCCATCTCGTACCGCGGCCTCGGCAACCGGATCATCGCCGCCGCGTCGGCGTTCCTGTACGCGGTGCTCACCGACCGCGTCTTCCTCGTCGACCCCAGCAACGGGATGGACGAGCTCTTTTGCGAGCCCTTCCCCAACACGACGTGGCTGCTGCCTCCGGGCTTCCCGCTCGTGAGCTATCAGGGCTTTTACCTCTCCACGCCGGAGCGGTACGGGAAGATGCGAGAGGACGGTGTGCTCAGAACCGGCGAGATAAACAGGTCCGCCGCCGGAGACCTGCCGGCGTTCGCGTACATCCATCTCGACCACAACCAGACGGACGCCGACAAGCTCTTCTTCTGCGATGATGACCAGCGGCTCATGTCCAGCATCCAGTGGCTGGTGATGAGGACGGACGGCTACATCGCGCCAGGCCTGTTCCTCGTGAGGGCGTTCCAGTCAGAGCTCGACGCTCTGTTCCCGGAGCGCGACGCCGTGTTCCACCACCTCGGCCGGTACCTGTTCCATCCGACCAACCGCGTTTGGGGCCTCATCACGCGGTACTACGACGCGCACCTCGCGCGGGCACGGCGCGTGGTCGGCATCCAGGTGCGCGTCTTCCCGTGGCAGGCCGACTCGCCGGAGCTCCTGGAGCAGATCAAGACGTGCACGCAGAGCCAGAAGCTGCTCCCGGCGGTGCTGGGCGAGGAAGACGACGGGCCGCCGGCGGCCGCGCCCGGTGGCACGGCCAAACCCACCGCTGTCCTGATCACCTCCCTCAAGGCCTGGTACTACGACAAGATCAAGGGGGCGTACTGGGAGCGCGCGACGGCGAAcggcgaggtggtggtggtggaccaGCCGAGCCACGAGGAGGCCCAGCGCTACCATGTCAAGTCGCATGAACGCAAGGCTTGGGCAGAGGTGTACCTGCTGAGCACGGCGGACACGCTGGtcaccaccgccgagtcgacgtTCGGGTACGTGGCGCAGGGGCTCGGCGGGATGAGGCCGTGGGTGCTGAGGATGGGGATGATCAACACCACCGTGAGCTGGCCGTGCAGCAGGGACGTGTCCATGGAGCCGTGCTACCACGTCGCGCCGGTGTACGACTGCCGGCGACGGGAAGATGCCGGCAAGATCGTGCCGCATGTGCGGCACTGCGAGGACTGGCCCACGGGGTTGAAGCTAGTTGATCTAAAGGATTAG
- the LOC123151156 gene encoding galactoside 2-alpha-L-fucosyltransferase-like isoform X2, with amino-acid sequence MPFISVCITTFKKIEDMTLINIVFGSDEVSLLNENVPTHADKLLGGLLVEGFDQESCRSRYQSAMYRRNAGRQPSQHLVSKLRSHEALQRRCGPGTAAYTNALEQLKSGKSVVSPECRYLVSISYRGLGNRIIAAASAFLYAVLTDRVFLVDPSNGMDELFCEPFPNTTWLLPPGFPLVSYQGFYLSTPERYGKMREDGVLRTGEINRSAAGDLPAFAYIHLDHNQTDADKLFFCDDDQRLMSSIQWLVMRTDGYIAPGLFLVRAFQSELDALFPERDAVFHHLGRYLFHPTNRVWGLITRYYDAHLARARRVVGIQVRVFPWQADSPELLEQIKTCTQSQKLLPAVLGEEDDGPPAAAPGGTAKPTAVLITSLKAWYYDKIKGAYWERATANGEVVVVDQPSHEEAQRYHVKSHERKAWAEVYLLSTADTLVTTAESTFGYVAQGLGGMRPWVLRMGMINTTVSWPCSRDVSMEPCYHVAPVYDCRRREDAGKIVPHVRHCEDWPTGLKLVDLKD; translated from the exons ATGCCCTTCATCTCAGTATGCATTACAACTTTCAAAAAAATTGAAGACATGACTTTGATTAACATCGTGTTCG GTTCTGACGAAGTATCTTTACTGAACGAGAACGTACCAACACACGCTGACAAGCTTCTTGGCGGACTCTTGGTCGAAGGCTTCGACCAAGAATCCTGCCGCAGCCGGTACCAGTCCGCCATGTACCGTCGGAACGCCGGCCGGCAACCTTCACAGCACCTCGTCTCCAAATTGCGGAGCCACGAAGCCCTGCAAAGGCGGTGCGGCCCGGGCACGGCCGCCTACACCAACGCCCTGGAGCAGCTCAAGTCCGGCAAGAGCGTCGTGTCACCGGAGTGCAGGTACCTGGTCTCCATCTCGTACCGCGGCCTCGGCAACCGGATCATCGCCGCCGCGTCGGCGTTCCTGTACGCGGTGCTCACCGACCGCGTCTTCCTCGTCGACCCCAGCAACGGGATGGACGAGCTCTTTTGCGAGCCCTTCCCCAACACGACGTGGCTGCTGCCTCCGGGCTTCCCGCTCGTGAGCTATCAGGGCTTTTACCTCTCCACGCCGGAGCGGTACGGGAAGATGCGAGAGGACGGTGTGCTCAGAACCGGCGAGATAAACAGGTCCGCCGCCGGAGACCTGCCGGCGTTCGCGTACATCCATCTCGACCACAACCAGACGGACGCCGACAAGCTCTTCTTCTGCGATGATGACCAGCGGCTCATGTCCAGCATCCAGTGGCTGGTGATGAGGACGGACGGCTACATCGCGCCAGGCCTGTTCCTCGTGAGGGCGTTCCAGTCAGAGCTCGACGCTCTGTTCCCGGAGCGCGACGCCGTGTTCCACCACCTCGGCCGGTACCTGTTCCATCCGACCAACCGCGTTTGGGGCCTCATCACGCGGTACTACGACGCGCACCTCGCGCGGGCACGGCGCGTGGTCGGCATCCAGGTGCGCGTCTTCCCGTGGCAGGCCGACTCGCCGGAGCTCCTGGAGCAGATCAAGACGTGCACGCAGAGCCAGAAGCTGCTCCCGGCGGTGCTGGGCGAGGAAGACGACGGGCCGCCGGCGGCCGCGCCCGGTGGCACGGCCAAACCCACCGCTGTCCTGATCACCTCCCTCAAGGCCTGGTACTACGACAAGATCAAGGGGGCGTACTGGGAGCGCGCGACGGCGAAcggcgaggtggtggtggtggaccaGCCGAGCCACGAGGAGGCCCAGCGCTACCATGTCAAGTCGCATGAACGCAAGGCTTGGGCAGAGGTGTACCTGCTGAGCACGGCGGACACGCTGGtcaccaccgccgagtcgacgtTCGGGTACGTGGCGCAGGGGCTCGGCGGGATGAGGCCGTGGGTGCTGAGGATGGGGATGATCAACACCACCGTGAGCTGGCCGTGCAGCAGGGACGTGTCCATGGAGCCGTGCTACCACGTCGCGCCGGTGTACGACTGCCGGCGACGGGAAGATGCCGGCAAGATCGTGCCGCATGTGCGGCACTGCGAGGACTGGCCCACGGGGTTGAAGCTAGTTGATCTAAAGGATTAG
- the LOC123151910 gene encoding fucosyltransferase 2 yields the protein MLRRDVEAGSDTVAAPPRKTRQRSAGSVAGHWLRHAEAAAPACIRRPMKGLDRRPRRWGCAANAVLLAFIITVPSLVVFFGARTSAPAVWINAANALRRGSAPAHDRLLGGLLADGVDERSCHSRYQSAMYRRRAGRQPSRYLVSKLRRHEALQRLCGPGTAAYSHAQEQLRSGETLAAGTGSPECKYLVSISYRGLGNRILAAASAFLYAVLTDRVLLVDPSNEMGELFCEPFPGTTWVLPPDFPLTSYTNFSIETAQSYANMVKNKVISAVDVDAASTARELPAFAYIHLDHDATGEDKQFYCDEDQRVLRDIQWLVMRTDSYIVPGLFLVMAFQEELDMLFPEPDTVFHHLGRYLFHPSNHVWGLVARYHDAYLAAAHQRVGIQVRVFGSAPNSPELLEQITTCTQKEGLLPELLTAGVPATTTPPPAPPRRRSKAVLVTSLKAWYYDKLKGMYWERATVTGEAVGVHQPSHEEYQHFGARSHDTKAWAEIYLLSLTDALVTSGFSTFGYVAQGLGGLTPWVMFKPDNGSVVPNPPCGRDVSMEPCFHAPPFYDCRIKQGADTGKIVPQVRHCIDVSWGLKLVPPS from the exons ATGCTGCGACGGGACGTCGAGGCAGGCAGTGATACCGTAGCGGCGCCACCGAGAAAGACGCGGCAGCGCTCGGCCGGCTCGGTCGCGGGCCACTGGCTGCGCCACGCCGAGGCGGCGGCCCCGGCGTGCATCAGGCGTCCGATGAAAGGGCTCGACCGCAGGCCCAGGCGGTGGGGGTGTGCGGCCAATGCCGTGCTCCTTGCCTTCATCATCACCGTGCCGTCGTTGGTCGTCTTCTTCGGCGCGCGCACCAGCGCGCCGGCGGTGTGGATCAACGCCGCCAACGCCTTACGCCGAG GATCAGCGCCAGCGCATGACAGGCTTCTCGGCGGCCTCCTGGCCGATGGCGTCGACGAGAGATCCTGCCACAGCAGGTACCAGTCCGCCATGTACCGCCGGAGAGCCGGCAGGCAGCCCTCCCGGTACCTCGTCTCCAAGCTGCGGCGGCACGAGGCCCTGCAAAGACTCTGCGGCCCGGGCACCGCCGCCTACAGCCACGCGCAGGAGCAGCTCAGGTCGGGTGAGACCCTCGCCGCCGGCACCGGGTCACCGGAGTGCAAGTACCTGGTCTCCATATCGTACCGCGGCCTCGGCAACCGGATCCTGGCCGCCGCGTCGGCGTTCCTCTACGCGGTGCTCACCGACCGCGTCCTCCTCGTCGACCCTAGCAACGAGATGGGCGAGCTGTTCTGCGAGCCCTTCCCCGGCACCACGTGGGTGCTGCCGCCGGACTTCCCGCTGACGAGCTACACCAACTTCAGCATCGAGACGGCCCAGAGCTACGCGAACATGGTGAAGAACAAGGTGATCAGCGCCGTCGACGTCGACGCCGCGTCGACAGCGCGGGAGCTACCGGCGTTCGCGTACATTCATCTCGACCACGACGCCACTGGGGAAGACAAGCAGTTCTACTGCGACGAGGACCAGCGGGTTCTCCGGGACATCCAGTGGCTGGTGATGAGGACGGACAGCTACATCGTGCCGGGGCTGTTCCTGGTCATGGCCTTCCAGGAGGAGCTCGACATGCTCTTCCCGGAGCCGGACACCGTATTCCACCACCTCGGCCGCTACCTGTTCCACCCGAGCAACCACGTGTGGGGCCTCGTCGCGCGCTACCACGACGCCTACCTCGCGGCGGCGCACCAGCGAGTGGGCATCCAGGTGCGCGTCTTCGGCAGTGCCCCGAACTCGCCGGAGCTCCTGGAGCAGATCACCACGTGCACGCAGAAGGAGGGTCTGCTTCCGGAGTTGCTCACCGCGGGAGTGCccgccaccaccacgccgccgccagCGCCTCCTCGGAGGAGGTCCAAGGCCGTCCTGGTGACCTCCCTGAAGGCCTGGTATTACGACAAGCTCAAGGGCATGTACTGGGAGCGCGCGACGGTGACCGGCGAGGCGGTGGGCGTGCACCAGCCGAGCCACGAGGAGTACCAGCACTTCGGCGCCAGGTCGCACGACACCAAGGCGTGGGCGGAGATATATCTGCTCAGCCTCACCGACGCGCTGGTCACCAGCGGCTTCTCGACGTTCGGGTACGTGGCGCAGGGCCTCGGCGGCCTCACGCCGTGGGTGATGTTCAAGCCGGACAACGGCTCCGTGGTGCCCAACCCGCCGTGCGGCCGGGACGTGTCCATGGAGCCGTGCTTCCACGCGCCGCCGTTCTACGACTGCAGGATCAAGCAGGGGGCCGACACCGGCAAGATTGTGCCGCAGGTGCGGCATTGCATAGACGTGAGCTGGGGTTTAAAGCTTGTTCCTCCCTCCTAA